Proteins encoded within one genomic window of Triticum aestivum cultivar Chinese Spring chromosome 2D, IWGSC CS RefSeq v2.1, whole genome shotgun sequence:
- the LOC123048766 gene encoding cytochrome P450 89A2-like, translating into MEFTSWPWQSLPLFSTLSLVFMLHSRRKGKELPPGPPALLFLVKFLALRRSIFDLPQLLRELHAGHGPVISVRLFRPLVFISDRHLAHRVLVQSGAIFAHRPDIFEPGLLFTSGARNINAAPYGPYWRLVHRNLATVMLHPARVGLFAPARRRTRDGLLGDLLAVAGSRPVTVRPLLRRAMFELIVYMSFGAWLGPEVLDEIQELQLWIVRSILSYPIFYLCPSLTKRLFRKRWAAHMAVCRRLCEIFVPLIHARRLRDDDTPAPCYADSLLALRLPEEGDRPLTDDEVVSLCSEFLSAGNDGTATVLEWIMAELVNRPDMQARVYEEVRSKPELSEGDLQALPYLNAVVLEALRLHPPVHFLIPHGVQSDGAEIGGYRVPRGAEVNILIAEVGRDETVWTAAREFRPERFLDGGEGCDVDVTGRKEIKMMPFGAGRRICPGYTLGMLHVAYLVAGLVRELEWLPPADGEQVDMTEVLEFTTVMKQPLRARAIPRS; encoded by the exons ATGGAGTTCACGAGCTGGCCATGGCAATCCCTGCCCCTGTTCAGCACCCTCTCTCTCGTCTTCATGCTGCATAGCCGTCGAAAAGGCAAGGAGCTCCCTCCAGGCCCGCCGGCCCTGCTGTTCCTGGTCAAGTTCTTGGCGCTCCGGCGGTCCATCTTTGACCTTCCTCAGCTCCTACGCGAGCTGCACGCTGGCCATGGTCCAGTCATCTCCGTGCGCCTATTCCGCCCGCTCGTCTTCATCTCCGACCGCCACCTCGCTCACCGTGTCCTCGTCCAGAGCGGCGCGATCTTCGCCCACCGCCCGGACATCTTCGAGCCGGGGCTTCTGTTCACCTCCGGCGCCCGCAACATCAATGCAGCGCCCTACGGTCCCTACTGGCgcctcgtccaccgcaacctcgCCACCGTGATGTTGCACCCGGCCCGTGTCGGCCTCTtcgcgccggcgaggcggcggacgcGCGACGGGCTCCTCGGCGACCTCCTCGCAGTCGCAGGCTCGCGGCCCGTCACGGTGAGGCCATT ACTCCGTCGCGCCATGTTCGAGCTTATCGTGTACATGAGCTTTGGCGCCTGGCTTGGCCCGGAGGTGCTGGACGAGATACAGGAGCTGCAGCTGTGGATTGTGCGTAGCATTCTCAGCTACCCCATCTTCTACCTCTGCCCGTCCCTCACCAAGAGGCTCTTCCGCAAGCGGTGGGCTGCGCACATGGCCGTGTGCCGGAGGCTGTGCGAGATCTTCGTCCCGCTAATCCACGCCAGGCGGCTGCGGGACGACGACACGCCGGCGCCTTGCTACGCCGACTCCCTCCTCGCGCTGCGACTGCCCGAGGAGGGCGACCGCCCGCTGACGGACGACGAGGTGGTCAGCCTTTGCTCCGAGTTCTTGAGCGCCGGGAATGACGGCACGGCGACCGTACTGGAGTGGATCATGGCGGAGCTGGTAAACCGCCCCGACATGCAGGCCAGGGTCTACGAGGAGGTCAGGAGCAAGCCGGAGCTAAGCGAGGGCGACCTGCAGGCGCTGCCGTATCTGAACGCCGTTGTGCTGGAGGCGCTGCGGCTGCATCCGCCGGTCCACTTCCTCATCCCGCACGGCGTGCAGAGCGACGGCGCAGAGATCGGCGGCTACAGGGTGCCCAGGGGCGCGGAGGTGAACATCCTGATCGCGGAGGTGGGACGCGACGAGACGGTGTGGACGGCGGCGCGGGAGTTCCGCCCGGAGCGGTTCTtggacggcggcgaggggtgcGACGTGGACGTCACCGGGAGGAAGGAGATCAAGATGATGCCGTTCGGCGCCGGCCGCAGGATTTGCCCCGGGTACACGCTCGGCATGCTTCACGTGGCCTACTTGGTGGCGGGCCTCGTGAGAGAGCTGGAGTGGTTGCCGCCGGCGGACGGAGAGCAGGTGGACATGACCGAGGTGCTAGAGTTCACCACGGTCATGAAGCAGCCCCTCCGAGCCCGCGCCATCCCAAGGAGTTGA